The genomic DNA ATAAGGGGTTGAAGACATTGCACATTTGCTAAAGTACAAACCAGAAAGTGACTTGGAAAGATTGATCAAAAGAGGCCTTTGGAGCAACCACAACTTTGGGTGACTTCCACCTTGGAAAAAAGCCATGAGTATGTGGTGACAGAATGAAAGATTAGTGAATTGTGatgttttaaagatatatttatgttttcttcatttttttatttttggatttaagCTATAGAATATTATCTGCAAGTAGGGTTTTGAGTGAGTTCCTAAGGGAAATCCACAAATGAGAAACAGGTCGGACATTGCTGAGTGGTTCCAGATCTGAGGAACATAAAAGAGTTTCCCCTGCATGGGAAATGGAATGGAATGAAATGTGCATGCTATCACTTGTATAGTGTATGTGAAACACTCTTCACAATACAGACATGAATGTATCCTTAGGACAAGAAGCAAGCTGGCCCAAGCGAATCAAACACATAATCCAGGAGAGATGGACAAAAAAGATTCAATTTCTTTGAATTTgctcatttgcattttcctaagaATCTTTGCTCTGTGATTTATGAGTTTTTTACATCAGCACAATAGCTGGCTGAGCAGATCACTCTTAACTGCAGCCACACACGCAGAAGTCCAGAAGTTTGTAGTAGAAACATTCTCACACCAAACTGCCTCATATGCAGCAGGCTCAATTCTCAGGGGATTCGATCCAGTTGAGTACATCTCTCTCCTGTTCCATAGGGTAGGGTCTGTTCTGTCCACCTGCACTTCGTTAGAGAACAGTGTGTTCACACGCCATACCACAAGAACCCACAGTGACATAACTCCGGCCAGAGACTGGCGTGACTGGGCTggttcccccaccccctcctcagCTCTTGTATCACTGAGAGTCTGGCAGCTAGTTCCACCCTGACAGAGTTCACAGCATATATTAGTGGATCCTTGTTCTCAGTGCGTCTGTTTAAGGAATTAACGGAAGCAGTGTCAAGAGTAAGGTAAGTGCCTTTTTAACTGTAGCCCAGGGGATGCTGATTCTTTGGGACAGTGTTTAGTTTTAACAGGAAcggaaaaaaaagaatctagagGAATTTTGCCAATTTGCTATTCGACAGTTTTGAACATTGATTTTCATGTTGTACTTAATGGGCTTTCCATTATTTAGGGATCATTTCACAGTGTGTGCCGGATTGATTggcaaaggaaatttaaaatgttcCAAGGTCATAGTGAGAATCTAGTTAAAGTAGACATTCAAAAAGTGCAGAAATTAAAAGGCTAACCATCTATGCTAATTAGCTACATATGCTCATATTGTTGAAACCTAGTATTGGAGCAGAGAAAGGACACTGCTACCAGCATTCAACAGATTTTGCAATAAAGTATGTTGATACAGGTTACAATAAACATTCTGTGTTATAAAACATTAGCTGAAGTCTCAGACACTTGTATGGattgcttctttgtgttttgctAGTTTTAAAGATTTGTGGTTTGAGATGTACACCTTAAGGaacatgttttaaagaaattctaagaaacacttatctttttttttttttgcaaagaacATTTCTTTTATGGCCACAGGTATTTGAAAAACATGGGTGAAAGTACAGTGTGATTTTCCTTCACAATGGAGGCACTGTATGTTTACAAGCTTGTTTTGAATTCAGAGTGTTAGCTTTTACTTTGCCAAAACTGGAAGAAATTTTTGTTACTATGcctattcatttaaaaaattcaatcaATAAAACATTATTCATCACTAATGTGTTGAAATGTATGAGGAATTCTATCACTATGCCTTGTTCCTAGTGCTTAGTTATGGGAAAATCCTTCCATTTAgaatcatggtggataattttttttttagtttattaacACTGTGACTATATCTGATGTTAGAATTTTAAGTGTTTTGTAAAATCTTCTTCAGTATTTCCTTTGATGAAGTCTGTTAGGATTCCAAACTAAatcaaaacatatatatttaaaacaaatggtCTCCCAACTCCTAGTCACTCAAAGCTACCTAATGCAAAAGCTGTGTCATACTGTTCACGTGTATTATCACACAATGCACTCGATTTGACTGTGGACTTCTTGTCACATCATTTCTCTCACAGGAATACCAACTTTTCTATAATGCATTCTGTGAATCCAAACTCTTATATTCTAGGTTTTTAAACATGTAAACTGCTAGCTTTTCTATGAAAATTGAAACACAATTGATCCACTTAGAAATATGTTATGTCAAAATAACCaccaggattttttttcaaatttacaCTCTCAGCTTAATCCCTTGTAGACAGTTGACGATGTCATCATTGCTATTGCAATTACTGTTGCTGTTtttgtcttcttcattctcttctttcttacttctgcTTTGTGTGGAAACTAAAATTTGGATTAACAAATCATTTCACCTTAGATATTGGCACAAAGAAGATGAACTTAGAATTCATTGAAAAACGagaacttaatttttaaaagttgaaaacatGCTATTTTTGACTAGCTGGGatcctttttggtttgggtttgaaaCTCAAGCCTATTTGACATATCCCTGTTGGGTAAACATTTGttcttctaaaattaatttaCTAAATACTAGCTTCAGAGTACAGTCTTGGAGTGTGTTTTAAAGCATAGAATGTTAAGCTGCAACTAATGTAAATATCCATTTGAGAAttcctcacccccattcctctgGATCCACTCCATAACAAGGCCCCTTGAAAGGAATGTGTAGGCTACCTCTTCTACAGCTTTccctggggaaaaccacagatgGCCCCTGTTCCTGTTAGGGTCTGTCTAATGAGGAATTTTAATGATGTCGATGACAGCGTGCACTGAGGAATTTACAGTGGTCtcctaattttcatttcttcaggtTTAGAGAAATGTTCGCAAGTAGGGTTCTAACATGCTTGGAGATGGGAACCCCCAGGCTTGGAGGGAGGATCAGAAGCAAGGACTAATCGATTATGTTAGTCATACCCAGAAGGGGGCGCTTGTGTACATACCTGAAACCTGTTTCCTCCCAAAGGTGTAAACCCAACATACTCTTATCCTAATGCTCAAATATATAAGTTTAAAGACAGTGAAGACACTATTTGAAAAGGCattgaaaattgaaaatgaaataccAAAATGAGCTTTGTTAATGAAGTTAACATAAATCAAACTTTTTCTTGGAATTACATTATCTTATAATAATTTGTCTCCACTTTATTTAGGACTCTAAGTACTTGCTGAAAatgaatatgtgtgcatttgCTCTTGTCCTGGCATTAATCTGTGGTGTCAGCGGCCAATATTATGATTATGATGCCCCTCTCTTCATGTATGGGCAATTATCACCCAACTGTGCACCAGAATGTAACTGCCCCCACAGCTACCCAACTGCCATGTACTGTGATGATCTGAAGCTGAAGAGTGTCCCCATGGTGCCTCCTGGCAtcaagtacctttacctgaggAATAACCAGATAGATCACATTGACGAAAAGGCTTTTGAGAATGTAACTGATCTGCAGTGGCTCATTCTAGATCACAACCTTCTAGAAAACTCCAAGATAAAAGGAAAAGTTTTCTCAAAGCTGAAACAACTGAAGAAACTGCATATAAACTACAACAACCTGACAGAGTCAGTGGGTCCACTTCCAAAGTCCCTGCAGGACCTGCAGCTCACTCATAATAAAATAAGCAAGCTCGGGTCCTTCGAGGGGCTGGCAAACCTGACCTTCATTCACCTTCAATACAACCAGCTCAAAGAGGAtgctgtgtctgcctctctgaAAGGCCTGAAATCACTAGAGTACCTTGACCTGAGCTTCAATCAAATTGCTAAGCTTCCTTCTGGCCTCCCAGCCTCTCTTCTAACTCTCTACCTAGACAGTAATAAGATCAGCAACATCCCAGATGAGTATTTCAAGCGCTTTACTGGGCTACAGTATCTGCGTTTATCCCACAATCAACTGGCTGATAGTGGAGTACCTGGAAACTCATTTAATATATCATCCTTGCTCGAATTGGATCTCTCCTATAATAAGCTTAAAAGCATACCAACTGTTAATGAAAACCTTGAAAACTACTACCTGGAGGTCAATGAACTCGAAAGTAAGTATAAAGCTGCCCCTGTGTTTGATTGGTATATCAAGTGTTAAAATCCATAAGCTTCACAACAGAATAAGAATGAATTAACAATTCTTATGGTGTGATGCCATGCTAAGCCTTAGTGCAGGGGGAGGGGCTTACTACTGCATCACTTAACTTGCCAGGCTTTgttaactccccatgggagcccttactcattgggaggagtggatagggggtgagATGCAGGGTGGAGAAAGGCAAAGTGGGGTGGTAGGTGGGGTAGTATGTGGGATGGCAAGGAAAACTGTGGTtcgaatgtaaaatgaaaatttaaaacgtaattttttttaaaagaatgaattaaaagaacaacaaaattcaAACACGGAACTCTAGCTCAGACATACATTGAATTCCTCCTAGTCTTTCCTCGGAGTGTCAAGACCAAGAGCAGTTAAAGCCACAGAATGTTACATTAAATTTATCaggatttatttaatatttgaggATAATTGACACTGATGTTTTATCTCTTAATATTTATCTTAATAGCTTAATAGCTTGTTCCTGAGGTAGATTTGTGTTCTTCTCATATTATTTGGCAAGATTCAattgaagaaaggaagacaaaagtTAAGAAGCCATGTCGTAACCACAGGCTCTCAAGCCTCCTTCCAATTACTGACTCAGACCACATATATGTAGTCCCATTGTCCCTAAACTGTTGAGATTCAGTGTGTCACCCTATTAACATGGCCAATGCCACCCTCTCTTATCTAGCATGGCATATGTGGCGTTCACAGTATTTTCGTGAGGATTCTAAGGAAGATTAAGAGTAGAATGATGTAGAagatttcaattatttatttttttaaatatccttgTAGAGTCCTTATTTGTACAGCCCTTCACTTTCTCTATAGTCATACCCTCTCTTTATATGCTGCCATATTTTATTTGTCTCTGTGATGGAGCTGAACTTGATCTGCTTTATGGAGGCTTCCATCTTCTAGGCTTACTTCAGTTTAGACAATATGAAATTagacatgaaattaaaatattgtatcCCAATGTTACGATGTAATAGAGTTTGGGACAGGAGTGTATCATTTCAACCATTTGTGAAAAATTAAGGCGCAAAACACTATTTTACCTATAATTATGTACAAATTAAACTTGCTTCTCTATTTAAATTGAATTGTTTATCTAACAAAAGGTCACTTCCCTTGCCATGATAAACACATTGCTATCAGAAAAATATTGGTTATTGTGACTCTGTTGCAATCTTCCTACAATTTTATGTAGCTCCTGGGTTGCATATTCTCATGTTAACATAAAGGAGACTGTGATTGTTAACATAAACATAcctgtttcattttaaaagccACCAAAGCAAGGTTTGGAACTGTTTGACTGACTGTCACATGATACACAGATCACACTATCACAGTTCTATTAGTGTAATTGTTTATAGTCTAAAGTTCACTGTGTGACAATTCATGCTCTTTCATTTTTCCAAGTAATAGTGACAATTAATAATTGCAATTTTCTGAGTCTAAATCAGGTTCTTCACATTGAACACTACATTAAGTGACAAACTTTAAGGATGTATAAAAACCACATCCTTCAGTACATATGGAAAattggttctcaacctctctTACATTCTAAACTCTAAAGTGCATTCTATAAATGATATAATAGTTTCAAATGACTTTATGCATATCTTCCCTTGTATGTTTAAACCTCCATAGATTAATTATGATGCTCATAAAATGAAGATGATATCTATGTAGTCATGTGCTATAGTTTCAGGAACAAAAGcaattaaaacttttttattacttataaatgcaaattttaaaatatttttgaccTGTGACATATCACATCTGAAAAcgagacccccccaaaaaaatacagTGCTCCAATATATACCCACAAGCAATTATCCTTATTCCAGTCATGTGACTAAGAGTTAGATTAAATCAATCTTGTCTTCTTTCAGTGAAGTGATTTGAGATTGAGAAAAAGGTTAAAACGAAGTTATCAGTATTAATTAAGGGCATTATGTGTGTTGATATGCTGTGTGATGCTTTgaacaatttaataattataatGCAACTCACTGAAAGTAACCCATTATATCAGACAGTGGGGGCAGCTGAGAGTTCAAAGTTCCCAAGCTGGGTAGCAGAGATTGCATCCAAACACAGCCTAAGGTCATCTTTCTTTGTATCATACTTTCTCAGAGATGGGTATTATAGAAGGACCATGGAGTTACACTTAAACGCAATccaaatatgaataataaaagaatgtaGTTCTTCTATTTGT from Cricetulus griseus strain 17A/GY chromosome 1 unlocalized genomic scaffold, alternate assembly CriGri-PICRH-1.0 chr1_0, whole genome shotgun sequence includes the following:
- the Lum gene encoding lumican, producing the protein MNMCAFALVLALICGVSGQYYDYDAPLFMYGQLSPNCAPECNCPHSYPTAMYCDDLKLKSVPMVPPGIKYLYLRNNQIDHIDEKAFENVTDLQWLILDHNLLENSKIKGKVFSKLKQLKKLHINYNNLTESVGPLPKSLQDLQLTHNKISKLGSFEGLANLTFIHLQYNQLKEDAVSASLKGLKSLEYLDLSFNQIAKLPSGLPASLLTLYLDSNKISNIPDEYFKRFTGLQYLRLSHNQLADSGVPGNSFNISSLLELDLSYNKLKSIPTVNENLENYYLEVNELEKFDVKSFCKILGPLSYSKIKHLRLDGNPLTQSNLPPDMYECLRVANEININ